A stretch of the Panicum virgatum strain AP13 chromosome 9N, P.virgatum_v5, whole genome shotgun sequence genome encodes the following:
- the LOC120689463 gene encoding phenylacetaldehyde reductase-like isoform X1, with protein MASREAKGETVLVTGASGFIGSTLVRGLLDRGYTVRAGVLNPDDEAETDHLLALAAGAGGGHLSIFRCDLLDGAALTDAARGCSGVFHLASPCTVDPVKDHLNQLMVPAVEGTRNVLRAAKEAGGVRRVVVTSSISAIVPSPGWPAGEVRDERCWTDIDYCEKNGVWYPASKTLAEKAAWKFAEENGLDVVVVNPGTVLGPMIPPTINASMAMIRQPPRRLRRGVRGFLHGTSPCGRRCLGSYPCVREPISVREAHLRGVHLSLERLRGQSRGDLSQLQRNLRLSFWIHDKYMEY; from the exons ATGGCGAGCCGGGAAGCAAAGGGGGAGACGGTGCTGGTCACCGGCGCCAGCGGCTTCATCGGCTCGACGCTCGTCCGCGGCCTCCTCGACCGCGGCTACACCGTACGCGCCGGCGTTCTCAACCCCG ATGACGAGGCGGAGACGGACCACCTCctggcgctcgccgccggcgccggcgggggccacCTCAGCATCTTCCGCTGCGACCTCCTCGACGGCGCCGCGCTCACCGACGCCGCGCGGGGCTGCTCGGGCGTCTTCCACCTCGCCTCCCCCTGCACCGTCGACCCCGTCAAGGACCACCTG AATCAGCTGATGGTGCCGGCCGTGGAGGGGACGCGGAACGTGCTGCGCGCCGCCAAGGAGGCCGGGGGCGTGCGGCGGGTGGTGGTGACCTCGTCCATCTCGGCCATCGTGCCCAGCCCCGGGTGGCCCGCCGGCGAGGTCCGCGACGAGCGCTGCTGGACCGACATCGACTACTGCGAGAAGAATGGG GTTTGGTACCCTGCTTCCAAGACACTGGCAGAGAAGGCAGCGTGGAAGTTTGCAGAGGAGAACGGGCTAGATGTGGTTGTGGTTAACCCGGGGACTGTTCTGGGGCCGATGATTCCACCAACCATCAACGCTAGCATGGCCATGATCCGTCAGCCTCCACGAAG GTTGCGCAGAGGAGTACGCGGATTTCTTCATGGGACCAGTCCATGTGGAAGACGTTGTCTTGGTTCATATCCTTGTGTTCGAGAACCCATCAGCGTCCGGGAGGCACATCTGCGTGGAGTCCATCTGTCACTGGAGCGACTTCGCGGCCAAAGTCGCGGAGATCTATCCCAACTACAACGAAATTTGCGCCTCTCCTTTTGGATACACGATAAgtatatggagtactaa
- the LOC120689463 gene encoding phenylacetaldehyde reductase-like isoform X3: protein MASREAKGETVLVTGASGFIGSTLVRGLLDRGYTVRAGVLNPDDEAETDHLLALAAGAGGGHLSIFRCDLLDGAALTDAARGCSGVFHLASPCTVDPVKDHLNQLMVPAVEGTRNVLRAAKEAGGVRRVVVTSSISAIVPSPGWPAGEVRDERCWTDIDYCEKNGVWYPASKTLAEKAAWKFAEENGLDVVVVNPGTVLGPMIPPTINASMAMIRQPPRRHQRFQLV, encoded by the exons ATGGCGAGCCGGGAAGCAAAGGGGGAGACGGTGCTGGTCACCGGCGCCAGCGGCTTCATCGGCTCGACGCTCGTCCGCGGCCTCCTCGACCGCGGCTACACCGTACGCGCCGGCGTTCTCAACCCCG ATGACGAGGCGGAGACGGACCACCTCctggcgctcgccgccggcgccggcgggggccacCTCAGCATCTTCCGCTGCGACCTCCTCGACGGCGCCGCGCTCACCGACGCCGCGCGGGGCTGCTCGGGCGTCTTCCACCTCGCCTCCCCCTGCACCGTCGACCCCGTCAAGGACCACCTG AATCAGCTGATGGTGCCGGCCGTGGAGGGGACGCGGAACGTGCTGCGCGCCGCCAAGGAGGCCGGGGGCGTGCGGCGGGTGGTGGTGACCTCGTCCATCTCGGCCATCGTGCCCAGCCCCGGGTGGCCCGCCGGCGAGGTCCGCGACGAGCGCTGCTGGACCGACATCGACTACTGCGAGAAGAATGGG GTTTGGTACCCTGCTTCCAAGACACTGGCAGAGAAGGCAGCGTGGAAGTTTGCAGAGGAGAACGGGCTAGATGTGGTTGTGGTTAACCCGGGGACTGTTCTGGGGCCGATGATTCCACCAACCATCAACGCTAGCATGGCCATGATCCGTCAGCCTCCACGAAG GCATCAGCGGTTTCAGTTGGTATAA
- the LOC120689464 gene encoding multiple inositol polyphosphate phosphatase 1-like isoform X1, which produces MAAPRVPLPQLLLLVVAVLVAAAPVRRASGAGQFDVRRHLSTVTRYDVARGSTSVDSMPQIPDGCRVIHLNLVARHGTRAPTKKRIKELDRLAIRLEALMNEAEQGLKSDSLKKVPSWIKGWESRWKGRTKGGELTSEGEEELYNLATRVKERFQDLFDDEYHPDVYSIRATQVSRASASAVAFGLGLLSGKGKLGPGKNCAFSVLSESRASDICLRFFDSCETYKAYRKRKEPDVEKQKEPILEHVTAALVNRYHLNFTTQDVSSLWFLCKQEASLLNITNQACGLFNEAEVYFLEWTDDLEGFVLKGYGESINYRMGLPLLNDVVQSMEEAIIAKEENHPDGTYEKARLRFAHAETVVPFSCLLGLFLEGPDFEKIQREEALDVPPMPPQGRNWKGSVVAPFAGNNMLVLYQCPGKTSDACTSGGQNNSYFVQVLHNEVPVSMPGCGNKYFCPFEEFKERIVKPHLKHDYNMICKINPPVASEEPASFTTKVSSFFVGLFSQKGYRAVSAESVKTEL; this is translated from the exons ATGGCTGCTCCGCGCGTGCCGCTCCCCCAGCTGCtgctcctcgtcgtcgccgtgcTCGTTGCAGCCGCCCCCGTCCGGAGGGCGTCTGGGGCCGGGCAGTTCGACGTCCGCCGCCACCTCTCAACCGTCACGAG GTACGATGTGGCCAGAGGGTCCACTAGTGTGGACTCTATGCCACAAATCCCAGATGGGTGCCGTGTGATCCACCTCAATCTAGTG GCAAGACATGGGACTCGTGCTCCTACCAAGAAGCGAATCAAGGAGCTGGATAGATTGGCAATTAGGCTGGAAGCTCTTATGAATGAGGCAGAACAAGGTCTCAAGAGTGATTCTCTGAAGAAAGTTCCATCCTGGATAAAGGGCTGGGAGTCACGTTGGAAGGGTAGAACTAAAGGTGGTGAGCTGACTagtgaaggagaagaagagcTCTACAACTTAGCCACCAGAGTGAAGGAGAGGTTTCAGGACCTGTTTGATGATGAATATCACCCTGATGTATATTCAATAAGAGCAACTCAG GTTTCTCGAGCATCAGCTAGTGCAGTAGCATTTGGTTTGGGATTGCTTTCTGGGAAGGGAAAGCTTGGACCAGGGAAGAACTGTGCCTTTTCTGTTCTGAGCGAGAGTCGTGCAAGTGATATTTGTCTGAGATTCTTTGACAGCTGTGAAACATACAAG GCATACAGGAAAAGGAAGGAGCCTGATGTCGAAAAGCAAAAGGAGCCGATTCTAGAGCATGTCACAGCTGCACTTGTCAATCGTTACCACCTCAATTTTACAACTCAGGATGTCTCTTCCCTCTGGTTTCTTTGTAAGCAG GAAGCATCTTTATTGAATATAACCAATCAAGCTTGTGGACTTTTTAATGAAGCTGAG GTTTATTTTCTAGAGTGGACAGATGATTTGGAGGGTTTTGTTCTAAAAGGCTATGGTGAGTCAATTAACTACCGTATGGGACTGCCGTTGCTCAATGATGTTGTCCAGTCAATGGAAGAAGCAATTATAGCTAAAGAAG AAAACCACCCTGATGGTACGTATGAAAAAGCAAGGCTCCGATTTGCACATGCAGAAACTGTTGTTCCTTTCAGCTGCCTTCTTGGTCTTTTTCTTGAAGGTCCAG ATTTTGAAAAGATACAGCGGGAGGAAGCATTGGACGTACCCCCTATGCCACCACAGGGAAGAAACTGGAAGGGCAGTGTTGTAGCTCCTTTTGCTGGTAACAATATGCTGGTTTTATATCAATGCCCAGGGAAAACTTCAGATGCCTGCACTTCTGGGGGTCAAAATAACTCGTACTTCGTCCAAGTTCTACACAACGAAGTCCCAGTTTCAATGCCA GGGTGCGGCAACAAATATTTCTGTCCATTCGAGGAGTTCAAG GAGAGGATAGTCAAACCACACCTGAAGCATGACTACAATATGATATGCAAGATCAATCCACCTGTGGCGAGCGAGGAGCCTGCTTCGTTCACCACCAAGGTGTCCAGTTTCTTCGTAGGATTGTTCTCGCAGAAAGGGTACCGTGCCGTGAGCGCTGAAAGCGTCAAGACGGAGTTGTAA
- the LOC120689464 gene encoding multiple inositol polyphosphate phosphatase 1-like isoform X2, producing MPQIPDGCRVIHLNLVARHGTRAPTKKRIKELDRLAIRLEALMNEAEQGLKSDSLKKVPSWIKGWESRWKGRTKGGELTSEGEEELYNLATRVKERFQDLFDDEYHPDVYSIRATQVSRASASAVAFGLGLLSGKGKLGPGKNCAFSVLSESRASDICLRFFDSCETYKAYRKRKEPDVEKQKEPILEHVTAALVNRYHLNFTTQDVSSLWFLCKQEASLLNITNQACGLFNEAEVYFLEWTDDLEGFVLKGYGESINYRMGLPLLNDVVQSMEEAIIAKEENHPDGTYEKARLRFAHAETVVPFSCLLGLFLEGPDFEKIQREEALDVPPMPPQGRNWKGSVVAPFAGNNMLVLYQCPGKTSDACTSGGQNNSYFVQVLHNEVPVSMPGCGNKYFCPFEEFKERIVKPHLKHDYNMICKINPPVASEEPASFTTKVSSFFVGLFSQKGYRAVSAESVKTEL from the exons ATGCCACAAATCCCAGATGGGTGCCGTGTGATCCACCTCAATCTAGTG GCAAGACATGGGACTCGTGCTCCTACCAAGAAGCGAATCAAGGAGCTGGATAGATTGGCAATTAGGCTGGAAGCTCTTATGAATGAGGCAGAACAAGGTCTCAAGAGTGATTCTCTGAAGAAAGTTCCATCCTGGATAAAGGGCTGGGAGTCACGTTGGAAGGGTAGAACTAAAGGTGGTGAGCTGACTagtgaaggagaagaagagcTCTACAACTTAGCCACCAGAGTGAAGGAGAGGTTTCAGGACCTGTTTGATGATGAATATCACCCTGATGTATATTCAATAAGAGCAACTCAG GTTTCTCGAGCATCAGCTAGTGCAGTAGCATTTGGTTTGGGATTGCTTTCTGGGAAGGGAAAGCTTGGACCAGGGAAGAACTGTGCCTTTTCTGTTCTGAGCGAGAGTCGTGCAAGTGATATTTGTCTGAGATTCTTTGACAGCTGTGAAACATACAAG GCATACAGGAAAAGGAAGGAGCCTGATGTCGAAAAGCAAAAGGAGCCGATTCTAGAGCATGTCACAGCTGCACTTGTCAATCGTTACCACCTCAATTTTACAACTCAGGATGTCTCTTCCCTCTGGTTTCTTTGTAAGCAG GAAGCATCTTTATTGAATATAACCAATCAAGCTTGTGGACTTTTTAATGAAGCTGAG GTTTATTTTCTAGAGTGGACAGATGATTTGGAGGGTTTTGTTCTAAAAGGCTATGGTGAGTCAATTAACTACCGTATGGGACTGCCGTTGCTCAATGATGTTGTCCAGTCAATGGAAGAAGCAATTATAGCTAAAGAAG AAAACCACCCTGATGGTACGTATGAAAAAGCAAGGCTCCGATTTGCACATGCAGAAACTGTTGTTCCTTTCAGCTGCCTTCTTGGTCTTTTTCTTGAAGGTCCAG ATTTTGAAAAGATACAGCGGGAGGAAGCATTGGACGTACCCCCTATGCCACCACAGGGAAGAAACTGGAAGGGCAGTGTTGTAGCTCCTTTTGCTGGTAACAATATGCTGGTTTTATATCAATGCCCAGGGAAAACTTCAGATGCCTGCACTTCTGGGGGTCAAAATAACTCGTACTTCGTCCAAGTTCTACACAACGAAGTCCCAGTTTCAATGCCA GGGTGCGGCAACAAATATTTCTGTCCATTCGAGGAGTTCAAG GAGAGGATAGTCAAACCACACCTGAAGCATGACTACAATATGATATGCAAGATCAATCCACCTGTGGCGAGCGAGGAGCCTGCTTCGTTCACCACCAAGGTGTCCAGTTTCTTCGTAGGATTGTTCTCGCAGAAAGGGTACCGTGCCGTGAGCGCTGAAAGCGTCAAGACGGAGTTGTAA
- the LOC120689465 gene encoding protein FLX-like 1 isoform X1, with protein MAARRGPHVISLHDPNPPLLGRAPAAAPGPAPAPAPGPAAHPAFAAIEQRLADRDLDIQELLVDNQRFAATHVALQKQLIAAQHELRAVSVAATRARAEREGEVHALAQQAAHIEAEARAVAAVRAEVDQVHADVQVLAGARTELVNRLHGLREELARKQAEASKTGPVRAQIETMRREIQKGRAAVDFEKKAHSDNLEQSKAMEKNMIAVASDIERLRGELLNAEKGATAVNPAAAVPNSGYPAAYGNSEATYTAMYGNPEATYAAQSYPDAYSTNQAHMHTQGNSHYMAQPVSYGQYESQHTNVQR; from the exons AtggccgcgcggcgcgggcccCACGTCATCAGCCTGCACGATCCCAACCCGCCCCTCctcggccgcgcgccggccgccgcccccgggcccgcgcccgcgcccgcgcccggccCCGCCGCGCACCCCGCCTTCGCCGCGATCGAGCAGCGCCTCGCCGACCGGGACCTGGACATCCAGGAGCTGCTCGTCGACAACCAGCGGTTCGCCGCCACGCACGTCGCGCTCCAGAAGCAGCTCATCGCGGCGCAGCACGAGCTGCGGGCGGtctccgtcgccgccaccagGGCCCGCGCCGAGCGGGAGGGCGAGGTGCACGCCCTGGCGCAGCAGGCGGCGCACATCGAGGCAGAGGCGAGGGCCGTCGCCGCGGTGCGCGCGGAGGTCGACCAGGTGCACGCCGACGTCCAGGTGCTCGCTGGGGCGCGCACCGAGCTCGTCAACCGGCTCCATGGATTGCGGGAGGAGCTCGCGCGCAAGCAGGCCGAGGCGAGTAAGACCGGTCCCGTCCGGGCGCAGATTGAAACCATGCGCCGGGAGATCCAGAAGGGCAG AGCTGCGGTTGATTTCGAAAAGAAGGCACATTCTGATAACCTTGAGCAAAGTAAAGCGATGGAGAAAAACATGATTGCTGTGGCTAGTGATATTGAGAGGCTTCGAGGAGAACTTTTAAATGCTGAAAAAGGGGCCACTGCTGTCAACCCAGCAGCAGCTGTTCCTAACTCTG GATATCCTGCAGCTTATGGCAATTCTGAGGCAACATATACTGCGATGTATGGCAATCCTGAGGCAACATATGCTGCACAGTCTTATCCCGATGCTTATAGCACTAATCAG GCCCATATGCACACCCAAGGCAATTCTCATTACATGGCTCAACCTGTTTCCTATGGACAATATGAGAGCCAGCACACCAATGTTCAAAGATGA
- the LOC120689465 gene encoding protein FLX-like 1 isoform X2 translates to MAARRGPHVISLHDPNPPLLGRAPAAAPGPAPAPAPGPAAHPAFAAIEQRLADRDLDIQELLVDNQRFAATHVALQKQLIAAQHELRAVSVAATRARAEREGEVHALAQQAAHIEAEARAVAAVRAEVDQVHADVQVLAGARTELVNRLHGLREELARKQAEASKTGPVRAQIETMRREIQKGRAAVDFEKKAHSDNLEQSKAMEKNMIAVASDIERLRGELLNAEKGATAVNPAAAVPNSAYGNSEATYTAMYGNPEATYAAQSYPDAYSTNQAHMHTQGNSHYMAQPVSYGQYESQHTNVQR, encoded by the exons AtggccgcgcggcgcgggcccCACGTCATCAGCCTGCACGATCCCAACCCGCCCCTCctcggccgcgcgccggccgccgcccccgggcccgcgcccgcgcccgcgcccggccCCGCCGCGCACCCCGCCTTCGCCGCGATCGAGCAGCGCCTCGCCGACCGGGACCTGGACATCCAGGAGCTGCTCGTCGACAACCAGCGGTTCGCCGCCACGCACGTCGCGCTCCAGAAGCAGCTCATCGCGGCGCAGCACGAGCTGCGGGCGGtctccgtcgccgccaccagGGCCCGCGCCGAGCGGGAGGGCGAGGTGCACGCCCTGGCGCAGCAGGCGGCGCACATCGAGGCAGAGGCGAGGGCCGTCGCCGCGGTGCGCGCGGAGGTCGACCAGGTGCACGCCGACGTCCAGGTGCTCGCTGGGGCGCGCACCGAGCTCGTCAACCGGCTCCATGGATTGCGGGAGGAGCTCGCGCGCAAGCAGGCCGAGGCGAGTAAGACCGGTCCCGTCCGGGCGCAGATTGAAACCATGCGCCGGGAGATCCAGAAGGGCAG AGCTGCGGTTGATTTCGAAAAGAAGGCACATTCTGATAACCTTGAGCAAAGTAAAGCGATGGAGAAAAACATGATTGCTGTGGCTAGTGATATTGAGAGGCTTCGAGGAGAACTTTTAAATGCTGAAAAAGGGGCCACTGCTGTCAACCCAGCAGCAGCTGTTCCTAACTCTG CTTATGGCAATTCTGAGGCAACATATACTGCGATGTATGGCAATCCTGAGGCAACATATGCTGCACAGTCTTATCCCGATGCTTATAGCACTAATCAG GCCCATATGCACACCCAAGGCAATTCTCATTACATGGCTCAACCTGTTTCCTATGGACAATATGAGAGCCAGCACACCAATGTTCAAAGATGA
- the LOC120689466 gene encoding protein trichome birefringence-like 33: MRTMKAQHSSNGRGRSPFLTSYALTLAFITFVSVLYFKDFSSTLGQPFLHRPPPRHRAGRGQISRPLLPRDHGVSEAAARLPFAVGAVPAGCDVGQGEWVYDEAARPWYREEECPYIQPQLTCQAHGRPDKAYQHWRWQPRGCSLPSFNATLMLEMLRGKRMLFVGDSLNRGQYVSLVCLLHRLIPESSKSMETFDSLTVFRAKDYNATIEFYWAPFLAESNSDDAVVHRVADRIVRGTSIEKHAKFWKGADILVFNTYLWWMTGQKMKILQNSFEDKNKDIIEMETEEAYGMVLNAVLKWVENNMNPKTSRVFFVTMSPTHTKSKDWGEDTDGNCYNQTTPIKDLSYWGPGTSKGLMRVIGEVFGTAKIPVGVVNITQLSEYRKDAHTQIYKKQWNPLPPEQIANPKSYADCTHWCLPGLQDTWNELLYSKLFFP; encoded by the exons ATGAGGACGATGAAGGCGCAGCACTCCAGCAACGGGCGGGGCCGGAGCCCCTTCCTGACGTCCTACGCGCTCACGCTCGCCTTCATCACCTTCGTCTCCGTGCTCTACTTCAAGGACTTCTCGTCCACGCTGGGCCAGCCCTTcctccaccgcccgccgccccgccaccgcgccggccgcggccagaTCAGCCGCCCGCTCCTCCCCCGGGACCATGGCGTAagcgaggccgcggcgcggcTGCCCTTCGCGGTGGGCGCGGTGCCGGCGGGGTGCGACGTCGGGCAGGGCGAGTGGGTGTACGACGAGGCGGCGCGACCGTGGTACCGCGAGGAGGAGTGCCCCTACATCCAGCCGCAGCTCACGTGCCAGGCCCACGGCCGCCCCGACAAGGCGTACCAGCACTGGCGGTGGCAGCCGCGCGGGTGCTCGCTGCCCAG CTTTAACGCAACTCTAATGCTAGAGATGTTACGGGGCAAGCGCATGCTGTTTGTTGGAGATTCCTTGAACCGGGGGCAATATGTATCACTGGTTTGCCTCCTGCATCGGCTCATCCCCGAGAGCTCCAAATCCATGGAGACATTTGATTCGCTCACAGTTTTCAGAGCAAAG GATTATAATGCCACCATTGAGTTCTACTGGGCTCCGTTTCTGGCCGAGTCAAATTCTGATGATGCCGTGGTGCACCGTGTTGCGGATCGAATTGTAAGGGGAACATCAATTGAGAAACATGCAAAATTTTGGAAGGGGGCTGACattttggtattcaacaccTACCTTTGGTGGATGACTGGGCAAAAGATGAAAATTTT GCAAAACTCTTTTGAAGATAAAAACAAGGACATCATAGAAATGGAAACAGAGGAAGCCTATGGAATGGTGCTGAACGCTGTGCTGAAATGGGTTGAGAACAACATGAACCCCAAGACTTCAAGAGTGTTTTTCGTTACTATGTCACCCACTCATACCAA GAGCAAAGATTGGGGCGAAGATACTGACGGGAACTGCTACAACCAGACAACTCCTATCAAAGATTTGTCTTACTGGGGACCAGGCACCAGCAAGGGCCTGATGCGCGTCATCGGGGAAGTGTTCGGCACGGCTAAGATCCCTGTCGGGGTTGTGAACATCACTCAGCTTTCTGAATACAGGAAGGACGCGCACACTCAGATTTACAAGAAGCAGTGGAACCCGCTACCCCCGGAGCAGATCGCAAACCCTAAGAGCTATGCGGATTGCACACATTGGTGCCTTCCAGGGCTCCAGGACACATGGAACGAGCTGCTCTACTCCAAGCTCTTTTTCCCTTGA